Proteins found in one Allorhizobium pseudoryzae genomic segment:
- a CDS encoding DUF4160 domain-containing protein has translation MPTIFEWKGWTFLFFSLDRGEPPHVHVRKDRKELKLWLDPVRVGYNRRVADHEVNAIVAVVNEHRKEFLDAWNRYFG, from the coding sequence ATGCCGACGATCTTTGAATGGAAGGGCTGGACGTTCCTGTTTTTCAGTCTTGACCGAGGCGAACCGCCACACGTCCATGTCCGCAAGGATCGGAAGGAACTGAAGCTGTGGCTGGATCCGGTGCGTGTGGGGTATAATCGCCGTGTCGCGGATCACGAGGTCAACGCCATCGTGGCGGTCGTGAATGAACATCGGAAGGAGTTCCTTGATGCCTGGAACCGTTATTTCGGATGA
- a CDS encoding DUF2442 domain-containing protein: MPGTVISDENWEDFEPVEATCSDSELIVVLANGVKVSTPLWWYPPLLAATREARNRIALSPSGVHWPDLDEDLSIEGMLQGRRYPEAKPPAEAAE; encoded by the coding sequence ATGCCTGGAACCGTTATTTCGGATGAGAACTGGGAAGATTTCGAGCCGGTCGAGGCCACGTGCAGCGACAGCGAATTGATCGTCGTCCTGGCCAATGGCGTGAAAGTTTCGACGCCGCTGTGGTGGTACCCGCCGCTCCTGGCGGCCACGCGGGAGGCGCGCAACCGGATTGCGCTTTCGCCCTCGGGCGTTCACTGGCCAGATCTGGATGAGGATCTCAGCATCGAAGGCATGTTGCAGGGCCGCAGATACCCGGAGGCAAAACCGCCCGCTGAGGCTGCTGAATAA
- a CDS encoding acyl-CoA carboxylase subunit beta — MRAVLSEVEARRAEARLGGGQKRIDAQHAKGKLTARERIEVLLDEGSFEEYDMYVTHRCVDFGMAEQKVPGDGVITGWGTINGRQVYVFSQDFTVLGGSLSETHAQKICKIMDMAVRVGAPVIGLNDSGGARIQEGVASLAGYAEVFRRNAEASGVIPQISVIMGPCAGGAVYSPAMTDFIFMVRDSSYMFVTGPDVVKTVTNEIVTAEELGGASTHTKKSSVADAAYENDIETLEAVRQLFDFLPLNNREKPPMRPFFDDPARIEMRLDSLIPDSAAKPYDMKELIYAIGDEGDFFEIQEAFAKNIVTGFIRLEGQTVGVVANQPMVLAGCLDIDASRKAARFVRFCDAFSIPILTLVDVPGFLPGVAQEYGGVIKHGAKLLFAYSEATVPMVTLITRKAYGGAYDVMASKHIGADVNYAWPTAEIAVMGAKGATEILYRSELGDAEKIAARTKEYEERFANPFVAAERGFIDEVIMPHSSRRRIARAFASLRNKQVNTHWKKHDTIPL, encoded by the coding sequence TTGCGCGCAGTCTTGAGCGAAGTGGAAGCACGGCGGGCGGAAGCGCGTCTGGGCGGGGGGCAGAAGCGCATCGATGCGCAGCACGCTAAGGGCAAGCTGACCGCCCGCGAGCGCATCGAGGTTCTGCTCGATGAAGGCTCGTTTGAAGAATACGACATGTATGTCACGCATCGCTGCGTCGATTTCGGCATGGCGGAGCAGAAGGTGCCGGGCGATGGCGTCATCACCGGCTGGGGCACGATCAACGGCCGCCAGGTCTATGTCTTCTCCCAGGATTTTACCGTTCTGGGCGGCTCGTTGTCGGAAACCCATGCGCAAAAAATCTGCAAGATCATGGATATGGCGGTGCGTGTCGGGGCGCCTGTCATCGGTCTCAACGATTCCGGCGGCGCGCGTATCCAGGAAGGCGTTGCGTCGCTGGCGGGTTATGCCGAAGTCTTCCGCCGCAATGCGGAAGCTTCGGGTGTCATTCCGCAGATTTCCGTCATCATGGGCCCCTGCGCCGGCGGCGCCGTCTATTCCCCGGCGATGACCGATTTCATCTTCATGGTGCGTGATTCATCCTACATGTTCGTCACCGGCCCGGACGTGGTGAAGACCGTGACCAACGAGATCGTCACGGCGGAAGAACTGGGCGGCGCCTCCACCCATACGAAGAAATCGTCCGTCGCCGATGCGGCCTATGAAAACGACATCGAAACGCTGGAAGCCGTACGCCAGCTTTTCGATTTCCTGCCACTCAACAATCGCGAAAAACCGCCGATGCGCCCCTTCTTCGATGATCCGGCCCGCATCGAGATGCGGCTCGACAGCCTGATCCCGGATTCGGCGGCCAAACCCTACGACATGAAGGAACTCATCTACGCGATTGGCGATGAGGGGGATTTTTTCGAAATCCAGGAGGCCTTTGCGAAAAACATTGTCACCGGCTTCATCCGGCTGGAGGGGCAGACGGTCGGCGTCGTCGCCAACCAGCCCATGGTGCTCGCGGGCTGCCTCGATATCGATGCCTCGCGCAAGGCCGCCCGTTTCGTGCGCTTTTGCGATGCCTTTTCGATTCCCATCCTGACGCTGGTCGACGTGCCGGGCTTCCTGCCGGGTGTGGCGCAGGAATATGGCGGCGTCATCAAGCATGGCGCGAAACTCCTCTTCGCCTATTCGGAAGCCACCGTGCCGATGGTGACGCTGATCACCCGAAAAGCCTATGGCGGCGCCTATGACGTGATGGCGTCGAAACATATCGGCGCCGATGTGAATTATGCCTGGCCGACGGCGGAAATCGCGGTGATGGGTGCCAAGGGCGCCACCGAAATCCTCTACCGTTCGGAACTCGGCGATGCGGAGAAGATCGCCGCGCGCACGAAGGAATATGAGGAGCGTTTCGCCAATCCCTTCGTCGCTGCGGAGCGCGGTTTCATCGACGAGGTGATCATGCCGCATTCCTCGCGCCGCCGCATTGCCCGCGCCTTTGCGAGCCTGCGCAACAAGCAGGTGAACACACACTGGAAAAAGCACGACACGATCCCCCTGTAA
- a CDS encoding serine hydrolase domain-containing protein, with product MSMDRVNVLLDQVTASGRITGAVVLIYRDGEPVLERAVGYQDREAGVPVSLDTIFRYASVTKPIVAATTLAMVERGLLTLDDAVADYLPWFRPLDPDGSPADIRVRHLITHTSGLAYDASLERLPPDRAVNQGLSDTTLSLEDNFSRLSGTTLAFRPGAQWAYSTAIDVLGAVLEKVHGTPLEDAVVHHVAETLQMRDARFRVTDLSRLAVAYADSPDGPVRMPDPWYAHKPDRFEGYFSPSRIFNARAYQSGGAGMAGTARDVMRLLETIRTGGDPLFSRDLAEAGLSNQIGDVPGNPGQRFGYFGAIVTDPVAAATALPAGAIQWGGVYGNTWFILPEKGVTVVSLSNNALEGCNGAYVEELRAAVCENL from the coding sequence ATGTCCATGGATCGTGTGAATGTTCTACTCGATCAGGTCACAGCCAGCGGTCGCATCACGGGAGCCGTGGTGCTGATCTACCGCGATGGCGAGCCCGTTCTGGAGCGCGCCGTCGGCTATCAGGACCGCGAAGCCGGCGTGCCGGTCAGCCTCGACACCATCTTTCGTTATGCCTCCGTCACCAAGCCGATCGTGGCCGCCACGACGCTTGCCATGGTCGAGCGCGGCCTTCTGACGCTGGACGATGCCGTGGCCGATTACCTGCCCTGGTTCCGGCCGCTTGATCCGGATGGCTCGCCGGCAGATATACGGGTGAGGCATCTGATCACCCACACGTCTGGCCTTGCCTATGACGCAAGCCTTGAGCGCCTTCCGCCGGACCGCGCCGTTAACCAGGGGCTCAGCGATACGACTCTCTCGCTGGAGGACAACTTCTCGCGCCTCAGCGGCACGACGCTTGCCTTCCGGCCCGGCGCGCAATGGGCCTATTCCACCGCCATCGATGTGCTGGGCGCGGTGCTGGAAAAGGTGCACGGCACGCCGCTGGAAGATGCCGTCGTCCATCATGTGGCGGAAACCTTGCAGATGCGCGACGCCCGCTTCCGCGTTACCGACCTGTCGCGCCTGGCCGTCGCCTATGCCGATTCCCCCGATGGGCCGGTGCGCATGCCGGATCCCTGGTACGCGCATAAGCCGGACCGCTTCGAGGGCTATTTCTCGCCGTCGCGGATTTTCAACGCCCGGGCCTACCAGTCGGGCGGTGCCGGCATGGCGGGAACGGCGCGCGATGTCATGCGGCTTCTCGAAACCATCCGCACCGGCGGCGATCCGCTGTTCTCGCGAGACCTGGCCGAAGCCGGCCTTTCCAACCAGATCGGCGACGTGCCCGGCAATCCCGGCCAGCGGTTCGGTTATTTCGGTGCGATCGTCACCGATCCCGTGGCCGCGGCAACGGCACTCCCCGCCGGCGCCATCCAGTGGGGCGGCGTCTATGGCAACACCTGGTTCATCTTGCCCGAGAAGGGCGTCACGGTGGTCAGCCTCTCCAACAATGCGCTCGAAGGCTGCAACGGCGCCTATGTCGAGGAATTGCGCGCAGCGGTCTGCGAAAACCTTTGA
- a CDS encoding DUF2442 domain-containing protein has product MTILDIDERQLQVAAVEVTAQSIIFDMADGRRIEAPLWWYPRLQAASAQQRAAWTILPFGDAVGWEEIDEYISAKALIIGGAAPGAVPPAQAAE; this is encoded by the coding sequence ATGACTATTTTGGACATTGATGAGCGGCAGCTCCAGGTTGCTGCTGTCGAGGTGACGGCGCAAAGCATCATTTTCGACATGGCTGACGGACGCCGCATCGAAGCGCCCTTGTGGTGGTATCCGCGCCTTCAGGCGGCCTCTGCCCAACAACGTGCCGCCTGGACCATCCTGCCGTTTGGCGATGCGGTGGGCTGGGAAGAGATCGACGAATATATCAGTGCCAAGGCGCTCATCATCGGCGGTGCCGCGCCGGGCGCTGTTCCTCCTGCTCAAGCTGCTGAATGA
- a CDS encoding acetyl-CoA carboxylase biotin carboxylase subunit codes for MIQKILIANRGEIACRVIRTAKKMGIKTVAVYSDADANALHVREADEAVHIGPAPSSQSYIVIDKILDAIRKTGADAVHPGYGFLSENPLFAEALDKAGVTFIGPPVGAIQAMGDKITSKKIAAEAGVSTVPGHMGLIEDADEAVRISAAIGYPVMIKASAGGGGKGMRIAWNDAEAREGFQSSKNEAKSAFGDDRIFIEKFVTEPRHIEIQVLGDKHGTCLYLGERECSIQRRNQKVIEEAPSPFLTPETRRAMGEQAVALAKAVGYHSAGTVEFIVDGKANTFYFLEMNTRLQVEHPVTELVTGIDLVEQMIRVASGEKLALTQDDVKLNGWAIESRLYAEDPFRNFLPSIGRLSRYRPPVEGVQADGTVVRNDTGVFEGGEISMYYDPMIAKLCTWGETRAVAIDAMAAALNDFEVDGIGHNLPFLSAVMGQARFRSGKLTTAYIAEEFPDGFSGVAPDAASSQQLAAIAAVLHAQIQGRAAQISGTIGNHARKVGKDWVVTFGEVSHTVTLSGGSGTETVTFGEGGDSVKVSGSWHPGQTHAHFAVNGQKLGVKINLIGSAIRLRANGMDVLARVRSPRVAELAKLMPVKLPPDTSRMLLCPMPGVITGVAVKAGDTVEAGQTLATVEAMKMENVLKAERRAVVKRVAASAGQSLAVDELIMEFE; via the coding sequence ATGATCCAGAAAATCCTGATCGCCAATCGTGGCGAAATCGCCTGCCGGGTCATCCGCACGGCCAAGAAGATGGGCATCAAGACGGTCGCCGTCTACTCTGATGCGGATGCAAACGCGCTGCATGTGCGCGAGGCTGATGAGGCGGTGCATATCGGGCCGGCACCCTCCTCGCAGTCCTATATCGTCATCGACAAGATCTTGGACGCCATCCGAAAGACCGGCGCCGATGCGGTCCATCCCGGTTACGGTTTTCTCTCGGAAAACCCGCTGTTTGCCGAGGCGCTCGACAAGGCGGGCGTGACCTTCATCGGCCCGCCGGTCGGCGCCATCCAGGCGATGGGCGACAAGATCACCTCGAAGAAGATCGCCGCGGAAGCCGGTGTATCCACCGTGCCCGGCCATATGGGCCTGATCGAGGATGCCGACGAAGCGGTGAGGATTTCCGCCGCGATCGGTTATCCGGTGATGATCAAGGCGTCCGCCGGCGGTGGCGGCAAGGGCATGCGCATCGCCTGGAACGATGCGGAAGCCCGTGAGGGGTTTCAGTCGTCGAAAAACGAGGCGAAAAGCGCGTTTGGCGACGATCGAATCTTCATCGAAAAATTCGTCACCGAACCGCGCCATATCGAAATCCAGGTGCTGGGCGACAAACACGGCACCTGCCTCTATCTCGGCGAGCGCGAATGCTCGATCCAGCGGCGCAACCAGAAGGTCATCGAAGAGGCACCGTCGCCTTTCCTGACGCCGGAAACCCGCCGCGCCATGGGCGAGCAGGCCGTCGCGCTTGCGAAAGCCGTGGGTTACCATTCGGCGGGTACGGTGGAATTCATCGTCGATGGCAAGGCCAACACGTTCTACTTCCTCGAAATGAACACCCGCCTGCAGGTGGAACATCCGGTGACCGAACTCGTCACCGGCATCGATCTTGTCGAGCAGATGATCCGCGTGGCCTCGGGCGAAAAGCTGGCGCTGACACAGGATGATGTGAAGCTGAACGGCTGGGCGATCGAAAGCCGGCTTTACGCGGAAGATCCTTTCCGCAACTTCCTGCCCTCCATCGGCCGGCTCTCGCGGTATCGCCCGCCGGTCGAAGGCGTCCAGGCCGATGGCACCGTGGTGCGCAATGATACCGGCGTCTTCGAAGGCGGCGAGATTTCCATGTATTACGATCCGATGATCGCCAAGCTCTGCACCTGGGGTGAGACGCGTGCGGTGGCGATCGATGCCATGGCCGCGGCGCTCAATGATTTCGAGGTGGACGGCATCGGCCACAACCTGCCCTTCCTCTCCGCCGTCATGGGGCAGGCGCGTTTCCGCTCCGGCAAACTGACCACCGCCTATATCGCGGAAGAGTTCCCGGACGGCTTCTCCGGCGTCGCCCCGGATGCGGCCTCCTCGCAGCAACTGGCCGCCATTGCTGCCGTCCTTCATGCCCAGATCCAGGGCCGGGCGGCGCAGATATCCGGCACCATCGGCAATCATGCCCGCAAGGTCGGCAAGGACTGGGTGGTGACGTTCGGCGAGGTCAGCCACACGGTCACACTGTCCGGAGGATCGGGGACGGAGACTGTCACCTTCGGCGAGGGCGGCGACAGCGTGAAGGTTTCCGGTTCCTGGCATCCGGGCCAGACACATGCGCATTTTGCGGTGAACGGGCAAAAACTCGGCGTGAAGATCAACCTGATCGGCTCCGCCATCCGGCTTCGCGCCAACGGCATGGATGTCTTGGCCCGCGTGCGCTCGCCGCGGGTGGCAGAGCTGGCAAAGCTGATGCCGGTCAAGCTGCCGCCGGATACGTCGAGAATGCTGCTCTGCCCGATGCCGGGCGTCATCACCGGCGTCGCGGTCAAGGCGGGCGATACGGTGGAAGCCGGCCAGACATTGGCGACCGTCGAAGCCATGAAGATGGAAAACGTGCTGAAGGCGGAGCGCCGGGCTGTGGTCAAACGCGTGGCGGCCAGTGCGGGTCAGAGCCTGGCAGTGGACGAGTTGATCATGGAGTTCGAGTGA
- a CDS encoding DUF4160 domain-containing protein: MPTLLVWKGHRFLFYSKEIGEPPHVHVLKDAKQLKVWLRDLGVARNAGFAEHEVNAILKVVAQHRQSFEEAWDDYFGH, encoded by the coding sequence ATGCCAACGCTGCTGGTTTGGAAGGGGCATCGCTTCTTATTCTACTCCAAGGAAATCGGAGAGCCGCCGCATGTGCATGTTCTGAAGGATGCAAAGCAGTTGAAAGTCTGGCTTCGGGATCTCGGTGTGGCCCGTAACGCTGGCTTCGCGGAACATGAGGTGAATGCTATCCTCAAGGTCGTCGCGCAACACCGGCAAAGTTTCGAGGAGGCGTGGGATGACTATTTTGGACATTGA
- the yghU gene encoding glutathione-dependent disulfide-bond oxidoreductase — MTDTKFPPENNLPAGYEPPKVWTWEPGNGGAFANINRPISGPTHDKDLPVGQHPLQLYSLGTPNGVKVTIMLEELLAAGHAGAEYDAWLINIGKGDQFGSGFVEVNPNSKIPALMDHQPKDGGKPLRLFESGSILVYLAEKFGAFLPENQRARAEAMNWLFWQMGSAPFLGGGFGHFYAYAPIKIQYAIDRYAMEVKRQMDVLNRHLAENEFMAGSDYSIADMAIWPWYGRLALKDAYNDAGDFLSVDDYEHVQRWTKQIGERKAVKRGSMVNKASGNPGAFLPERHSASDFDGLTI, encoded by the coding sequence ATGACCGACACCAAATTTCCGCCGGAAAACAATCTGCCCGCCGGCTACGAGCCGCCCAAGGTCTGGACCTGGGAGCCGGGCAATGGCGGCGCCTTTGCCAATATCAACCGTCCGATTTCCGGCCCGACGCATGACAAGGACCTGCCGGTCGGCCAGCATCCGCTGCAGCTCTATTCGCTGGGCACCCCGAACGGCGTGAAGGTCACGATCATGCTGGAAGAGCTTCTGGCCGCGGGTCATGCGGGCGCGGAATACGATGCCTGGCTGATCAACATCGGCAAGGGCGACCAGTTCGGATCCGGCTTTGTCGAGGTCAACCCGAATTCCAAGATCCCGGCGCTGATGGACCACCAGCCGAAGGATGGTGGCAAGCCGCTGCGCCTCTTCGAATCCGGTTCCATTCTCGTCTATCTCGCGGAAAAATTCGGCGCCTTCCTGCCGGAAAATCAGCGGGCGCGGGCAGAAGCGATGAACTGGCTGTTCTGGCAGATGGGCTCGGCGCCCTTCCTCGGTGGCGGCTTCGGCCATTTTTATGCCTATGCGCCGATCAAGATCCAATATGCCATCGACCGCTATGCCATGGAGGTGAAGCGCCAGATGGATGTGCTGAACCGTCACCTGGCAGAGAATGAATTCATGGCGGGCAGCGACTATTCGATCGCCGACATGGCGATCTGGCCCTGGTACGGGCGCCTGGCGCTGAAGGATGCCTATAACGACGCTGGCGATTTCCTGTCGGTTGACGACTACGAACACGTCCAGCGCTGGACGAAGCAGATCGGTGAGCGGAAGGCTGTGAAACGCGGTTCCATGGTCAACAAGGCCTCTGGAAATCCCGGTGCTTTCCTGCCCGAACGTCATTCGGCCTCGGATTTCGACGGACTGACGATCTGA
- a CDS encoding helix-turn-helix domain-containing protein — MAIGKLYIGRKVREVREGARATQAQFAERLGISTSYLNQIENNQRPVSASVLLALAEKFGVGITELSSGEGDRLLSALSEALSDPLFDGYTANLQELKLVTQNAPALAHALIATHQAYRRSSEQLASMDDRLDRAALTEATPYDEVRDYFHFVDNYIHDLDVMAEKLAAELSLGGGDNSAALQHFLLEHYGVRVERTALQDELIRSFDPAGRRLSLNAYATPATRDFQMALQIAQLHAADTIDRIAREAGFRASEAIEICRIGLQNYFAGALLLPYDTFLKRARDLRHDLDLLAAHFGASLEQICHRLSTLQRPGQKGVPIFFARVDRAGNITKRHSAAKLQFARFGAACPLWNVHQAFEMPGRIIRQLAETPDGVRYLCLATQITKGSGGFRAVQPRYALALGCEISYADSFVYADDLDLANRAAFEPIGISCRICERHTCPQRAMPPLKSRLAVDHDNRSIVPYRIV; from the coding sequence ATGGCCATCGGCAAGCTCTATATCGGTCGCAAGGTGCGCGAGGTGCGCGAGGGCGCCCGCGCGACACAGGCACAGTTTGCCGAGCGGCTCGGCATTTCGACGAGCTATCTCAACCAGATCGAGAACAACCAGAGGCCTGTTTCAGCCTCCGTGCTGCTGGCACTGGCGGAAAAATTCGGCGTCGGCATTACCGAACTCTCTTCCGGTGAGGGCGACCGCCTGCTCTCGGCGCTGTCCGAGGCTTTGTCCGATCCGCTGTTCGATGGCTACACCGCCAATCTGCAGGAGTTGAAACTGGTGACGCAGAATGCGCCTGCCTTGGCGCATGCATTGATTGCCACCCACCAGGCCTATCGCCGCTCCAGCGAACAACTGGCCAGCATGGACGACCGGTTGGACCGGGCCGCCCTGACGGAGGCGACGCCCTATGACGAGGTGCGCGACTATTTCCACTTCGTCGACAACTACATCCATGATCTGGACGTGATGGCGGAGAAGCTCGCGGCGGAGCTATCGCTTGGCGGCGGCGACAATTCTGCAGCCCTGCAGCATTTCCTGCTGGAGCATTACGGTGTTCGCGTGGAGCGCACGGCGCTGCAGGACGAACTGATCCGCAGCTTCGATCCGGCCGGCCGAAGGCTTTCGCTGAACGCCTATGCGACGCCGGCGACACGTGATTTCCAGATGGCGTTGCAGATTGCTCAGCTTCATGCGGCGGACACGATCGACCGGATTGCCCGCGAGGCCGGTTTCCGGGCATCGGAGGCGATAGAAATCTGTCGCATCGGCCTGCAGAACTATTTCGCCGGCGCGCTGCTTTTGCCCTACGACACCTTCCTGAAACGCGCCCGAGATCTGCGCCACGATCTCGACCTGCTGGCCGCGCATTTCGGCGCGAGCCTCGAACAGATCTGCCATCGGCTGAGCACGCTGCAGCGGCCGGGGCAGAAGGGCGTGCCGATTTTTTTCGCCCGCGTCGACCGCGCCGGCAACATCACCAAACGCCACAGCGCAGCAAAACTGCAGTTTGCCCGTTTCGGGGCCGCCTGTCCCTTGTGGAACGTGCACCAGGCCTTCGAAATGCCGGGCCGCATCATCCGTCAGTTGGCGGAAACACCGGATGGCGTGCGTTATCTGTGTCTTGCCACCCAGATCACCAAGGGCAGCGGCGGTTTTCGCGCCGTGCAGCCGCGCTATGCGCTGGCGCTCGGCTGCGAGATCTCCTACGCCGACAGTTTTGTGTATGCCGACGATCTGGACCTTGCCAACCGCGCCGCCTTCGAGCCGATCGGCATTTCCTGCCGCATTTGCGAGCGCCACACCTGCCCGCAACGCGCCATGCCACCGCTGAAGAGCCGGCTTGCGGTGGACCACGACAACCGCTCGATCGTGCCGTACCGGATCGTGTGA